One Caviibacter abscessus genomic window, AATGATGGAATAATGCTTTATCCAACTTTAGTTGATAGATTTATTGATTCTTACGGAAATACTGAAACAAATGAAAGAAAAATAAAAAAAGAACTTAAAGTTAGTAAGCAAACTATAGCAGAATTAAAAAAAGCTTTAGAATTACCTGTGTCAGGTAATAATGGAACTGCACATGTACTTAGAATACCGGGAGTTAAAGTTTCTGCTAAAACAGGAACCGCTCAAAACAGTAGTGGTAATAATCACTCATGGATAGCTGGGTATTTTCCATCAGATAATCCAAAAATTGCTTTTGTTTCATTAGTAGAGCAAGGTGGATACGGTGGAGTTGCAGCAGGACAACAAGCTAGAGAATTTATAGAATATTATTATAATTTAAAGAAAGGAGAATAAAAGTGGAGGACGGAAATAAACCGACAGTTAAGAAAAAGAAACTTGGACTATCTAAAAAGCTAATGGAAATAACCAAAGATCCTATTTTTAGTTTTGAAAGTTCAAAAGAGACCGAAAAAGAACAGCAAAATGTTGAAGTGGATAAAATTAAAAAAACTGTCAGAAAAAAGAAAGAAAAGAAGTCAGAAGAAATTGTTACGGATAAAACCTATATAATACCACTTGGTGGACTTGAAGAAGTTGGTAAAAATATGACTTTATTTCAATATAGAGATGAAATCGTAATAATAGATGCAGGACTTTCATTTCCTTCAGATGAGCATTTAGGAATAGATTTGATAATACCAAATATTTCTTACCTTGAATCAAATGTAGATAAAGTAAAAGCACTTTTAATAACTCATGGTCATGAAGATCATATTGGTGCAGTACCATTTTTATACCAAAAGCTTGGAAATCAAATAGATGCTTATGGTACAAAACTTACAATGGCTATTGTGGAATCAAAATTTGAAAGAAAAGATATTAAAAAACCTAAATTTAATGTTGTACCAACAAGAAAGGTACTAAAAATATCTAAGTATTTTACAGCTGAGTTTATAAGTATAACACATAGTATAGCTGATGCTTGCGCAATATGTCTTAAAACGCCTACAGCAACTATACTTCATACAGGAGATTATAAAATTGATTTATCACCTGTAAAAGGAGATGGATTTGACTTTGCAAGAATATCACAACTTGGAGAAGAAGGTGTAGATATGTTGCTTGCTGACAGTACAAATTCATTAGTTCCTGGGTATACACCATCTGAGAGAACAGTTGGAAAAAATATAGATGAAGAGGTATCAAAAGCTAAAGGACGTGTAATACTTGCTGCATTTGCTTCACATGTTCATAGAATACAACAAATAATAAATGTTGCGGTAAAATATAAAAGAAAAATTGCAATAGATGGAAGAAGTATGTTAAAAATCTTTGATATATGCCAAAATTTAGGATATTTAGATATGCCCAAAGATTTAATGATAGACATTGAAAAAGCGGAAACTATGAGAGAAGATGAAGTTTTAGTAATATGTACAGGAACACAGGGAGAACCACTTGCAGCTTTATCAAGAATAGCAAATGGAACACATAAATATATTACATTAAGAGAATCTGATACTGTTATAATTTCATCAACACCAATTCCAGGAAATGAGAAAGCAACAAGTAAAAATGTAAATCAACTTCTAAAAAGACAAGCAGATGTTGTATTTGAAAGATCAGTAGGAGTTCATGTTTCAGGACATGCAAGTCAAGATGAAGAAAAATTAATGCTAAATTTAGTAAAACCAAAATATTTTATGCCGGTACACGGTGAATACGCGATGCTTAAAAAACATAAGGAAATGGCTGTGTTAACAGGTGTTCCTGAAGAAAACGTAATACTTGCTGAAAATGGATTTAAAATAGAACTTACTAAAAATTCTTGTAAAGTAGTTGGAAAAGTTCCGGCAGGTTTAACTTTAATAGATGGTTCAAGAATTTCAGATGTGGGTAATACAGTATTAAGAGATAGACAAAGTTTAGCTGATGATGGGATTTTTGTTGTAACTATACCGTATTATAAGTCAGGAAAATTTGGAGAACAACTTGAAATAGTTACAAGAGGATTTGTTTATATAAAAGATGCAGAAGGATTACTTACAGAGACAAAAGAAATTATAAAATTAGAATTAAAAAATATTGAAAGTCAAAATATACAAGATATTTCTAAAATAAAGCAAATATTGAAGTATAAGATATCTGATTATCTTTATAAAAAGACAGACAGATCGCCAATGATTTTACCAGTTATAATTGAAGTTTAAGGAGTTAGTATGAAAGTATATTTAGCAGGTTCGTTATTTAATGAAGCAGAAGTTGCACAAAGATTAAAAGAAGGACAAATTTTAAGACAGGAAATACCAGATATTGACTTATTCAATCCAATAGAGCAACCTTTTAATGAAAATAAGCAAAGTTTACCAAGTCCTGAAAGTATATATGAAGGCGATGCAAATGCAGTTTTTAATTCAGATGTATGTATATTTGATTTAACAAATGAAGATGCTGGAGTAATGGTTGAATTAGGATTTGCTATTGCATGGAATAAAAAAATTATTGGTATAAATTCTGATATTAGATTAAGATCTGCTAATAAATATGAAATACCTACTTATGGTATGAATCACTTTGTTTTAGGAGCAGTTTTAAAATACGGTGTTTTAGTCTATTCATTTAAAGAAGCTGTTGAAGAACTAAAAAAAATAAATTCTTGACAAGTAAATATCTTAATGATAAGATTATATGTAATTTTTTCTCAGTTTATATTTTCATCAAATATATACTTAGATTAAATATTAAATTATGGAGGAACAAAATGAAAGAAATTAAACAAATTATCGCAGAATTTGGTAAAGATGAAAAAGATACAGGATCTTCAGAAGTACAAATCGCAATTTTAACGGAAAAGATTAATCATTTAACAGCACATTTAAAAGTGCATCCTAAAGATGTTCACTCAAGAGTAGGGCTTTTAAAAATGGTTGGAAAAAGAAGAAGAATGTTAAACTATATTAAGAATAAAAAACTTGAAGAATATAGAAATCTTATTGAAAAATTAGGAATAAGAAAATAAACACTCAGGAGCTAAGTACTTTGTACTTGTTCCTTTTTTTCTAGGAGAATAATTTATGAGAAAAAAAGCAGATATACTTACAGGAAATATTGGTATAAATTTATTTAAGCTTTCTTTACCTGTAATTTTAACATCATTGGTATCTATATTATACAATCTTACTGATATTAAATTTATAAGCAAATATTTAGGTGATTATGCAGTTTCATCAGCAGCGGCTGCTACTTTTTTCATTATTTTGTCATTTGCTTTACTTGTAATACCTAAAAATGGTGCTCAATTACTTGTTGCACAATCGATAGGAGCTAAATTAAATAAAAAAGCAAGGGCATATGCAAGAGTATCAATAATAATTACAACTTTATTTTCAATACTTTGTATGTTGATAGCTCTTATATTTTCAAACTCTCTTATAAAATTAGTAGGAGTTTCAAATCCAGAATATCTTGATAATGCAGTATTATTTTTAAAAATTTCAGCGATTGGTTTTCCTTTTTTATTTTTATCAGGTACTATTTCATCAATAATAAGTGCTGATGGAGATACATTTGGTCCATTTGTATTTAATTCTTTTGGAGTAATACTTAATATATTTTTGGATTTCTTATTACTTGATACATTTAAAATGGGAATTGGTGGTGCAGCTATTGCAACAGTGGTATCACAAATAAGTTCATTTATATGTTTGGTAATATATCTTAAAAATCCAAAATCAAAATTTAAAAATATGAAATTATTTAAAATAGATGATTACACTATGTACATAAAGGTAATAAAAATAGGGATGCCTTCAGGAATAAGCCAAGTTTTATTTACTTTAATTTCTATTGTAATTGCTAATATGATCGCTTCATTTGATGAAAGTGTATTAGGGGTTCAAAGACTTGGAGTTCAATTTGAATCTTTTTCGTGGAATATAGCCGGAGGGGTTTCAAGTGCGGTTGCGACATATATAGCTCAAAATTATGGTGCAAAACAATATGATAGAATAAAAAATGTATATTCGGTTTCAATTAAAAGTATAAGTATATTTGCAATATTTATATCTTTTGTATTCATTGTTTTTGCAAGAACTCTTTATAGTAGATTTTTTACAGATGAAAAATTAATTAATTATGGAGTGGCATATCTTAAAATAATAGGGCTTACTCAAATATTTCAATGTGTTGAAATTATAACAAATGGAGCATTTAATGGAATAGGTAAAATAAATCAACCTACAATAATAGGAGTTATAGGTACAGGTCTTAGAATACCATTTATATATATTTTTGCACCAATATTTGGAATAAATACAATATGGTGGGTAATAAGCATAAGTATGTTATTAAAAGGTATTGTAAGTTATGTTTGGTTTAAAATTATATGGATAAAATTTCTAAAGGAAAAGGAAGGAATAATATGAAAATAGCAATAGGGAATGACCACGCAGGTCCAGCTCTAAAAAAAGAATTAGTTTCATTTCTTGAAAGTGAAGGACACCAAGTTATAAACTTTGGAACGGACAGCTATGATTCAGTTGACTATCCTGATTTTGCAAAAACTGTATCAAATGCAATTTTAAAATCAGAAGCGGATTTAGGTATTTTAATATGTGGTACAGGGATAGGAATATCCATGGCTGCAAATAAAATATCAGGTATACGTGCAGCAATTGTAACAAATGAACTTTGTGCAAGACTTGCAAGGCAACATAACAATGCTAATATAATTGCATTAGGAGCAAGAGTGATAGGTCCTGATCTTGCCAAATCTTGTGTCAAAGAATTTTTAAATGCAGAATTTGAAGGTGGAAGACACGCAAGAAGAGTTGAAAAGTTAGAGGGATGTGGTTGTGAGTGAGCACAATTTTTAAAAAGATAATTGATAAGGAAATTCCTGCTAAAATCGTTTATGAAGATAATGAAGTTATAGCATTTCATGATGCTTTTCCGATAGCACCGGTACATATACTAATATTACCTAAAAAAGAAATAGTTAATTTAAATAGTGCCACAGAGGAAGACTTAAATCTTTTAGGTAAAATACAGATTGTAATTTCTAAACTTGCAAAAGAATTTGGTATAGATAAGACAGGTTATAGGGTTGTAACAAACATAGGTGAAGATGGAGGACAAACAGTTTTTCATATGCACTATCATTTAATAGGTGGTAGAAAACTTGGAACAGATATGTAATGTTGAATATATAGAAAGTAAAGAAAATAAGAATTATAAGCTGTTAAAAAAACTTAGTAAGAAAAAATATAGAGATGAAAATAATATTTTTATTGCAGAAGGTGAAAAATTTTTAGAGGATAATAAAAATTTTACCAAAATAATAATTTCAAGTGATAAATTTGAATATTTTAATGATAAGTATGATTTATCAAAGTATGATAAAATAACAGTTTTAAAAACATCGCTTTTTAATGAGTTATCAACACAAGAAAACAGTCAAGGAATAATATTTATTTATTCAAAAAATGCTTGTAGTTTAAGTGAAATATCGTCAGATGTAATAATTTTAGATGATGTTCAAGACCCTGGTAATGTAGGAACTATAATTAGAACAATGGTTGCGTTAGAATATAAAAATTTAATACTTACAAAAGGTTCTGTTGATGTATACACGCCAAAAGCGGTTAGAGCATCTATGGGAGGAATTTTTAATATTAATGTAATTTATTCAAAATATGATGAAATAATTAAATTTTTAAAAAATAATAATTATAGAGTATTTGCAACAGCGTTAGATAATAGGTCGATTGACTATAGGGATATAAAATTAAATGATAACAAAAATGCCTATATATTTGGACATGAAGGTGGAGGTATTTCAAAGACTTTATTAGATATTTCTGATTATAAAACAATAATACCTATATCAAGTAATATAAACTCACTTAATGTATCAGTTGCCAGTGCTGTTTTTCTTTATAAGGTAAGGGAAATTGAAAAGAAAATATAGAATTATTAAACATTTTGCATCTAAAAATTAGGTGCATTTTTTTCAACCTAAAAAAATTATCTGATTTTTCGCACAAATTAATTAGATTATCTAAGTAATTTTATTAATATAACTGAACTATAGGTATTGAAATATATTTCTTTTAGTTATATAATAGGAAAAAAAGGAGTGATTGATATGAAAAAAATTTTTACGATGATGTTAGCATTTTTAACATTATCTATTGCAGGATTTGCACATGGGAAGCACAAAAAACCTGTTTTTGAAAGTTCTGTAGTGTACAAAACTTGCAATGAAAACAAAGCTGTTCCTATTACATTACAATTAGGAAAATCTGAAGGGAAAGATCTTTTATATATCCCAGGTTGGGGAAGAGTATTTTTAACTAAAACAGATTATGGTTATCAAGATATAAATAATAACTTTACAGTATTTACAAACAAAAATGGAAGTATAACTATAGGTGTAAATGTAACTATGATGGATTTAAATCATATAAAACCTGAACAATACCCTAAAGGAACTTTCTTCCATTCATTCTCAGGATATTTACACTCACATGTTTATCCTAAACTTGAAAATAATATAATAAAAATTGGGGATAAAGAATATAAAGTTATCAAAACTGTAAATGAATTTGATGGTTCTGCTCTTTATACAGAAGAAAATGGAAGATTTACTTTCTTATTAACAAGAAATTGGAATAATGAACAACATCCAATACCTGATGTAGCAGAATTTAAAATGGTTCAAGATTTATGTCCTTTAAAATAAATATAAGGAAAATATAATTAAATTATAAGGAAATTCTAAGGAAAGCATGTTATACTCCATTTGTAGTAAAGATACAAATAATCATGTTTTTTTCAATTCTAAGAAAGCACATTAGTATTCTAATGTGTTTTTTTATTGTTGTATTTTGCACTTTTTTGTAATATAATTAGTAGTAATAAAGGAGAAAAATATGAAAATTTTAGGAATTGAGAGTTCCTGTGATGAAACTTCTATTGCGATAGTTGAAGATGGCAAAAAAGTATATAGTAATATTATTGCTACACAAATAGATATACATAAAAAATATGGTGGAGTAGTGCCTGAAATAGCATCAAGACACCACATACAAAATATAAGTTATGTACTTTATGAATGTTTAAAAGAAGCAAATATGACTATGGAAGATATTGATTATATAGCTGTAACTAATAAACCTGGATTAATAGGTTCATTATTGGTAGGTTTAATATTTGCAAAAGGATTAGCTGTTAAATTTAATAAACCTTTAATACCAGTTAATCACATTAATGGACATATTTATTCATTATTTCTTGAAAATGATAATGTAAAATTACCTGCAATAACAATAGTTGCTTCCGGTGGTCATACAAGTATATATAATATGGATGAAAATCATAACTTAACATTGTTAGGTGAAACTCTAGATGATGCAATTGGAGAAGCTTATGATAAAGTTGCAAGAGTTATAGGTTTACAGTATCCTGGAGGACCTGCAATTGAGAAATGCTCAAAAGAAGGTAAGTTAGATATTAATATACCGTTACCAAATATTAAAGATTATGATTTAAGTTTCAGTGGAATAAAAACATACGTTACAAATTATGTAAATAAAAAACAAATGAAAAATGAAAGTTATAATATAAGTGATATAGCAAAATCATTTCAGTGTACGGCAGTTGAGCATTTAAAAAGAAAAGCGATTAAAGCAATTTTAGATACAAATGCAAAAACAATAGCAATAGCTGGAGGAGTTTCAGCTAACACTTATTTAAGGGAAGCACTTTATAATTCAAATGAACTAAAAGATGTAGATATTATTTTCCCTAAAAAAATGGAATATTGTACTGATAATGGTGCAATGATAGCGGCTTGTGCTTATTATATGTTAAAATATAGAAAAGATTTAGAAATATCTATTAACGTTGATGCTACATCAACTAAAGAATTTCATAGAAACTAAAGGAGGAAAAATGTTAGAACAAACATATAATTTTTTAAGAAAATACAGAAATTATGTAAACAAAAAATTAATACCTTCAAGAAAAAGAATGAAAAGACCAGGCTATTTAGAAAGAGTAAATATGACTAAAAAAGCAGCAAATGAAATAACAGAATTTATTGCTGAAAAGTATAGCGTTGGAACAGACAAGTATTTTGACAAAGCACCACTACCTAATGTCTATTATACAGATGAGATTGTACTTATTCCTAAAAATACAACGACAATTTTTACATATTGGGAAGTAAGAGAAGATACGTTTAAAGCATTAAAAGAAAAGTATAATGTTGAAGATCAAGTAACGCTTAAAGTATATAAAGAAAAAAGATTGTTTATGACTATTAAAATACCTAGTAGAGTAGGTTCTAAATATATAAATAATGTTAAAGCTGATGGTATTTACGAAGTATCTTTAGGATTTACAAACAATAAAGGTGAATTTTTTGAAGTAGCACATTCAAATACTGCTATTTCTCCAAGAGGAAGAATAACAAATAATACAAGCGTAACTTGGGGAAGAGGATTAAAATATAAAAAGAAAATTTATCTTAAAACATATTCTAAATATGATTTGCCTGATGAACTTGAATTTAGAGATGAAATACTTGATGATGAAATTAAATCAATTAGTTCAGATAAAAAGATTATGTACAATGGTTCATCAAATTTAAGATTTGGCTCATCTGACTTAATTAGAAAATAGTAATTAAGGAGAAAGTTAAATTTTAACTTTCTCTTTATTTAATTGTTGACAAACTTTTATAATTTTGATAATATATTATTTGTTAAAAGGATGTCTAGGTAGCTCAATCGGCTAGAGCATACGGTTCATACCCGTAAGGTTAACGGTTCGATTCCGTTCCTAGACACCATTTTTTTATAGGAGTAAATATGGATTTACATCAATTAAAATCATTTTATGAAACCTGTAAAGCACAGAGTTTTACAAGAGCTAGTGAAAAGCTTTTTATCAGTCAATCTGCGATCTCTGTGCAAATCAAAAGACTTGAAGAAAGTTTAAATACCAAGTTAATTGAAAGAACGTCAAAAACTTTTAAATTAACATTTGCGGGTAAAGAACTTTTTAAAATGGCTAGTGAAATATTCGATAACATATCAAGAATGGAAAATAATATAAAAAAAATAGTAGATAATAATCAAATTAAAATATTTGTAGGAGCAACACATAATATAGGAGAGCCGGTATTACCACAAATAATAAAAGATTATAGGGATATTAATCCTAAAGTTGAATTTGATATTTTTGTAAAAAATAATAATTCTTTATTTACTAATTTAAAAGAAGGAAATCTTGATATTATATTCACAGAAGATATGGCAATAGGAGATAAAGAAGTTAAAGTTATAGACACAGATTATTATCCTTTTGTAATAATAGCTCCAAATAGTGTAAAAAAATACAAAGATCTTGCGAATATTTATTATTTAAAACGTGATAATGCAAATATTAATAATTACATAGAACAATTTGAAGAAATTGTAGGTTTTAGTAATGATAAGGTTATGAGTGTAAATGGCAGTATTGAAACAATTAAACATTTTGTTAATTTAGGAATAGGGTATGCTGTAGTACCGTATTATTGTATATATCATAATGTATTTAATAAAGAGTTTAAAATAATACATAGGTTTGATAAGAAAGAAAATAAGTTTCAAATGATGTATTTAAAAGAAACCGTGCAAAATGATTTGATAAAAGATTTTATTGATTTTGTTAAAAAATATGACATAGATAAACCGCTAAAGGAAATAAAAAATAAGTTATAATTAGATATTTCTTGAAAATTATTAATTATTGTGGTAGAATGAAAATCTAGGTATTAATTTAGGAGGTGTGAGTATGCAAATTTGTGAAGTATTTGGTAAAAAGACAGGACACGGAAATTCAGTAAGTCATTCACATAGAGCAACTAAAAGAATTTGGAAACCAAATTTACAAGTTATGACAATAACAGTAAATGATAAAGATGTTAGAGTTAGAGTTTGTACAAAAGCTATGAAAACTTTAAAAGGAAAAAATCCGGATCAAGTTAAGAAAATATTAATGGAAAATAAGAATAACTTAAGTGCTAGATTAGCAAAAGTTTTATTTTCAGAAGCAGAGTAATCTAGCTTAGTACTCTGTTTCTAATTACGTGAAAAGCTAGAATAATTCATTATTCTAGCTTTTTTTTGTACCAAAAATAAATTGAAAAAAAGCATATATTATGATATAATTTTAATCACATAAAACAAACGGGAGAGTAAAATGCTAAAGACACTAATATTTAGAGAGTTTAGATATAACGGTGATATAGAAGATTGCATTAAAAAATTAGAAAAAAATATAGAAAATGATGCAAATGATATAGATTCGCTAAAACAGTTAGCAAATATTTATCATGCATATAAACAAAATAGTAAAGCAATTGAAATATATGAAAAATTATCGGAAGATATGCCGAATGATCACGAAATAATGGCGTTTTTAGGATATTTATATTATGAAAATGATAATTTAGAATTATCAAAAGCTTGTCTTAGAAGAGCATTGGAATTAAGCAGTAAAGAACCATTTGTATTATTTCTATTAGGGAATATAAGCTCAAGACGAGGTATGATAATAGATGCAATAAATTATTATGATAGAGCGATATTTTTAGATTTTGATATAATAACGGCTCATGTTGATTTTGGAAGAAAGTATGAACACATGGGAAGACACGAAAAAGCATATAAAGAATATCTTGCAGCATATAAATTAGACCCGCAGGCAGAAGATATTAAAGAAAAATTAGAATACATAAAAACGAAATTTTAGTAGTGGCAATAGCCACTTTTCTTTGGAGGACATAAATGGAGTTTTTAAAACAAGTGGAGGAAAGTCTTGTAACAACATATAGGAAAAAAATATATACCCCATTTCTAAAAACTGTACATGAATTTAATTTAGTAGAGAATAATGATAAAATAGCAATTGCAATATCTGGAGGTAAAGATAGTTTACTTCTTGCAAAATTATTTCAAGAATTAAAAAAAGATAAATCTAAAAATTTTGAATTTAAAGCTATAAGTTTAAATCCAGGTTTTACTGAAGAAAATTTAGAGCAGTTTAAGAAAAATTTAGAAATGCTTAATATAGATTGTGAAATAATAAATACTGATATATTTGATGTAGCATATAAGTTATCTCCAGAAAGCCCATGTTTTTTATGTGCAAAAATGAGAAGAGGAGTACTTTATAGGGAACTTGAAAAATTAGGCTATACAAAAATAGCACTGGGACATCATTTTGATGATGTTATTGAAACGACTCTTATAAACATGTTCTA contains:
- a CDS encoding ribonuclease J — encoded protein: MEITKDPIFSFESSKETEKEQQNVEVDKIKKTVRKKKEKKSEEIVTDKTYIIPLGGLEEVGKNMTLFQYRDEIVIIDAGLSFPSDEHLGIDLIIPNISYLESNVDKVKALLITHGHEDHIGAVPFLYQKLGNQIDAYGTKLTMAIVESKFERKDIKKPKFNVVPTRKVLKISKYFTAEFISITHSIADACAICLKTPTATILHTGDYKIDLSPVKGDGFDFARISQLGEEGVDMLLADSTNSLVPGYTPSERTVGKNIDEEVSKAKGRVILAAFASHVHRIQQIINVAVKYKRKIAIDGRSMLKIFDICQNLGYLDMPKDLMIDIEKAETMREDEVLVICTGTQGEPLAALSRIANGTHKYITLRESDTVIISSTPIPGNEKATSKNVNQLLKRQADVVFERSVGVHVSGHASQDEEKLMLNLVKPKYFMPVHGEYAMLKKHKEMAVLTGVPEENVILAENGFKIELTKNSCKVVGKVPAGLTLIDGSRISDVGNTVLRDRQSLADDGIFVVTIPYYKSGKFGEQLEIVTRGFVYIKDAEGLLTETKEIIKLELKNIESQNIQDISKIKQILKYKISDYLYKKTDRSPMILPVIIEV
- a CDS encoding nucleoside 2-deoxyribosyltransferase — its product is MKVYLAGSLFNEAEVAQRLKEGQILRQEIPDIDLFNPIEQPFNENKQSLPSPESIYEGDANAVFNSDVCIFDLTNEDAGVMVELGFAIAWNKKIIGINSDIRLRSANKYEIPTYGMNHFVLGAVLKYGVLVYSFKEAVEELKKINS
- the rpsO gene encoding 30S ribosomal protein S15; translated protein: MKEIKQIIAEFGKDEKDTGSSEVQIAILTEKINHLTAHLKVHPKDVHSRVGLLKMVGKRRRMLNYIKNKKLEEYRNLIEKLGIRK
- a CDS encoding MATE family efflux transporter — encoded protein: MRKKADILTGNIGINLFKLSLPVILTSLVSILYNLTDIKFISKYLGDYAVSSAAAATFFIILSFALLVIPKNGAQLLVAQSIGAKLNKKARAYARVSIIITTLFSILCMLIALIFSNSLIKLVGVSNPEYLDNAVLFLKISAIGFPFLFLSGTISSIISADGDTFGPFVFNSFGVILNIFLDFLLLDTFKMGIGGAAIATVVSQISSFICLVIYLKNPKSKFKNMKLFKIDDYTMYIKVIKIGMPSGISQVLFTLISIVIANMIASFDESVLGVQRLGVQFESFSWNIAGGVSSAVATYIAQNYGAKQYDRIKNVYSVSIKSISIFAIFISFVFIVFARTLYSRFFTDEKLINYGVAYLKIIGLTQIFQCVEIITNGAFNGIGKINQPTIIGVIGTGLRIPFIYIFAPIFGINTIWWVISISMLLKGIVSYVWFKIIWIKFLKEKEGII
- the rpiB gene encoding ribose 5-phosphate isomerase B — encoded protein: MKIAIGNDHAGPALKKELVSFLESEGHQVINFGTDSYDSVDYPDFAKTVSNAILKSEADLGILICGTGIGISMAANKISGIRAAIVTNELCARLARQHNNANIIALGARVIGPDLAKSCVKEFLNAEFEGGRHARRVEKLEGCGCE
- a CDS encoding histidine triad nucleotide-binding protein; this translates as MSTIFKKIIDKEIPAKIVYEDNEVIAFHDAFPIAPVHILILPKKEIVNLNSATEEDLNLLGKIQIVISKLAKEFGIDKTGYRVVTNIGEDGGQTVFHMHYHLIGGRKLGTDM
- a CDS encoding TrmH family RNA methyltransferase, with protein sequence MEQICNVEYIESKENKNYKLLKKLSKKKYRDENNIFIAEGEKFLEDNKNFTKIIISSDKFEYFNDKYDLSKYDKITVLKTSLFNELSTQENSQGIIFIYSKNACSLSEISSDVIILDDVQDPGNVGTIIRTMVALEYKNLILTKGSVDVYTPKAVRASMGGIFNINVIYSKYDEIIKFLKNNNYRVFATALDNRSIDYRDIKLNDNKNAYIFGHEGGGISKTLLDISDYKTIIPISSNINSLNVSVASAVFLYKVREIEKKI
- the tsaD gene encoding tRNA (adenosine(37)-N6)-threonylcarbamoyltransferase complex transferase subunit TsaD; translation: MKILGIESSCDETSIAIVEDGKKVYSNIIATQIDIHKKYGGVVPEIASRHHIQNISYVLYECLKEANMTMEDIDYIAVTNKPGLIGSLLVGLIFAKGLAVKFNKPLIPVNHINGHIYSLFLENDNVKLPAITIVASGGHTSIYNMDENHNLTLLGETLDDAIGEAYDKVARVIGLQYPGGPAIEKCSKEGKLDINIPLPNIKDYDLSFSGIKTYVTNYVNKKQMKNESYNISDIAKSFQCTAVEHLKRKAIKAILDTNAKTIAIAGGVSANTYLREALYNSNELKDVDIIFPKKMEYCTDNGAMIAACAYYMLKYRKDLEISINVDATSTKEFHRN
- a CDS encoding DUF4912 domain-containing protein, coding for MLEQTYNFLRKYRNYVNKKLIPSRKRMKRPGYLERVNMTKKAANEITEFIAEKYSVGTDKYFDKAPLPNVYYTDEIVLIPKNTTTIFTYWEVREDTFKALKEKYNVEDQVTLKVYKEKRLFMTIKIPSRVGSKYINNVKADGIYEVSLGFTNNKGEFFEVAHSNTAISPRGRITNNTSVTWGRGLKYKKKIYLKTYSKYDLPDELEFRDEILDDEIKSISSDKKIMYNGSSNLRFGSSDLIRK
- a CDS encoding LysR family transcriptional regulator, whose protein sequence is MDLHQLKSFYETCKAQSFTRASEKLFISQSAISVQIKRLEESLNTKLIERTSKTFKLTFAGKELFKMASEIFDNISRMENNIKKIVDNNQIKIFVGATHNIGEPVLPQIIKDYRDINPKVEFDIFVKNNNSLFTNLKEGNLDIIFTEDMAIGDKEVKVIDTDYYPFVIIAPNSVKKYKDLANIYYLKRDNANINNYIEQFEEIVGFSNDKVMSVNGSIETIKHFVNLGIGYAVVPYYCIYHNVFNKEFKIIHRFDKKENKFQMMYLKETVQNDLIKDFIDFVKKYDIDKPLKEIKNKL
- the rpmB gene encoding 50S ribosomal protein L28; the encoded protein is MQICEVFGKKTGHGNSVSHSHRATKRIWKPNLQVMTITVNDKDVRVRVCTKAMKTLKGKNPDQVKKILMENKNNLSARLAKVLFSEAE
- a CDS encoding tetratricopeptide repeat protein, producing MLKTLIFREFRYNGDIEDCIKKLEKNIENDANDIDSLKQLANIYHAYKQNSKAIEIYEKLSEDMPNDHEIMAFLGYLYYENDNLELSKACLRRALELSSKEPFVLFLLGNISSRRGMIIDAINYYDRAIFLDFDIITAHVDFGRKYEHMGRHEKAYKEYLAAYKLDPQAEDIKEKLEYIKTKF
- a CDS encoding tRNA lysidine(34) synthetase, which codes for MEFLKQVEESLVTTYRKKIYTPFLKTVHEFNLVENNDKIAIAISGGKDSLLLAKLFQELKKDKSKNFEFKAISLNPGFTEENLEQFKKNLEMLNIDCEIINTDIFDVAYKLSPESPCFLCAKMRRGVLYRELEKLGYTKIALGHHFDDVIETTLINMFYGASIKTMLPKVDSESGNLQVIRPLVYVEEKDIIRYTVNNGINAMTCGCKVAQGTLVSKRKEIKELLKTLEEKNPGIKKRIFNSMRNINLNYVFDYIPKK